AAAATAGTTTGATTTTCACCAAATTCTTTACGTACATTAGTTAATTTTTCAGTTAGTGATTTAATTTCTGTTGCTAGTAACGTCACTTCGTATTTTTCTAATTCTTCTTGTTGAAATAAGTAATCTTTAGCAATCGAAGCCTGCATTTCTAGTGGTTCTAATTGCCCTTCTAACTCATACAAAATATCTTGAACGCGGTTGAGATTTTCTTCGGTTTCAAATAATTTGTTTTCTGCTTGCTTTTTACGGTGTTTATATTTTAAAACGCCTGCTGCTTCTTCAAAAATCGAGCGCCGTTCTTCTGGTTTACTATTTAGAATCTCGTCAATTTTACCTTGTGAAATGATTGAAAAAGATTCTCTTCCAAGTCCGGAATCCATAAATAAATCGACAATATCTTTTAATCGACAATTTTCTTTGTTTATTAAAAATTCACTTTCGCCATTACGATAAATTCTTCGTGTAACAGCAACCTCACTGTAATCGAGCGGTAAAAAATGGTCTTCGTTTTCAAGGATTAACGATACTTCCGCAAAATTAATTGGTTTGCGCGTATCACTCCCAGCAAAAATAACGTCGCCCATTCGTCCACCACGTAAAGATTTAGCGGATTGTTCGCCTAGTACCCAACGAATTGCTTCGGTAATATTACTTTTCCCACTGCCATTTGGCCCTACAACTGCAGTCATGCCGGGCACGAAATCTATCGCAACTTTGTCAGCAAAGGATTTAAAGCCATTCATTTCTAATCGTTTTAATAACATGTCCGGACACCTCCATTTAGTTTATTATCTGTGTGTCAGTTGGTTTATTGCAAATTGTGCCGCACTTTGTTCTGCTTGTTTTTTCGTTCTGCCGCTTCCTTTGCCAAGTACTTGTCCATTAACAATGACTTGAGCATCAAAAGCTTTATTATGCGCCGGACCTGTTTCTCCGAGGATATCATATTCAATTAATACATCACGGTCGCGTTGGACGATTTCTTGTAGTTGTGTTTTGTAATCGACCGTTTCCAAATAAGCTCCCGCATCAATTTTCGGGAAAATAATTCTTTCTAAAAATGTTACTACTTTGGCAATCCCATTATCTAAATAAAGCGCCCCAATAAATGATTCAAATACATCAGCAAGAAGCGCAGGTCTTGTTCTTCCGCCAGCTTTTTCTTCCCCTTTACCTAGTCGAACATATTTGGAGAAATGAACTACTTCAGCAAATTCGACTAAAGACGGCTCGCAAACAATTGCTGCACGCATTTTTGTCATGTGCCCCTCTGCCATATCTGGGTATTTGTTAAACAAGTAATCAGAGACAGTAAGCTCTAGTACTGCATCTCCAAGAAACTCAAGACGCTCGTTATCTTTTACATTCTCCCTGCGGTGTTCGTTCACATAAGAAGAGTGCGTGAATGCTTGTTTTAATAACTCCACATCTTCAAAATAAAAACCAACACTTTCCTGTAATTCTTCCCACTGATTCATTCCACTTGCCCCTTTCTTTAATAAGCAAGTTCATTTTCTAAACAGCTGCTAAAAAAAGCTGCTTAGAAAATGAACCAACGAATCGTGCAACCTTGAAAAAGAGGCTGCCTGCACTACTTACCCCACTTGCGGAAGTTACCACAGCGAAGATAAGTAACACGGGCACCCTCATTTATCCGGTCACATAAAGTTTTATGCGTTTTCCTCTATGTACTTCACTGCATCACCAACTGAGTTAATGTTCGCAGCGTCGTCATCAGAGATTTCAACTCCGAACTCGTCTTCAAGTTCCATTACTAATTCAACAACGTCTAGAGAATCTGCACCTAGATCGTCTTTGAAGGAAGCTTCTAAAGTTACTTTGGATTCCTCGACGCCTAAACGGTCTACGATGATTTTGGTAACTTTTTCTAATACTTCTGCCATTTTCACTTCACCTCCCTCCAAGTATTATATAGGATTATTCCTCCTACGTAAACAAAAATATTTAAAGTAATGCGCGTCAAGCTCATTCGCACTCATTAACCTAATTTACATGGCCATTCCGCCATCAACGGATAGTGTTTGACCAGTAATATACTTCGATGCGTCGCTTGCAAGGAATAGAACCGCATTCGCGATATCTTCGGTTGTGCCATATTCGCCAAGTGGAATTTGCGCAAGCATAGCTTCTTTTGTTTTATCATCTAGCTTATCTGTCATTTCAGTGGTAATAAAACCAGGTGCAATTGCGTTTACATTAATTCCACGTGGAGCTAATTCCCGGGCAGTTGTTTTAGTTAAGCCGATAATACCAGCTTTACTTGCCACATAATTAGCTTGTCCAGCATTACCAATTAATCCAACCACTGATGCCATATTGATAATTTTACCTGCACGTTGTTTCATCATTGTACGAGTTACTGCCTTTGTACAAAGGAAAGTTCCTTTTAGGTTGATATTAATAACATCATCCCATTCCTCTTCTTTCATACGCATTAATAAATTATCCCGAGTAATCCCTGCATTATTTACTAAAATATCTATCCGTCCAAAACGCTCGATTGCTTGTTTGAAGAAGGCATCTACATCTTCTGTGATAGCAACATTTGCTTTCATTATTTCTACTTCTACGCCATGCTCGGCAACTAATTTCGCGGTTTCTTCCGCCGCACCTGGGCTACCGTTATAGTTGAAGAAAATATTTGCTCCTTCTTTTGCTAATTTGATGGCAATATCACGACCAATTCCTCGTGATCCACCTGTTACTACTGCTACTTTTCCTTGTAAAGTCATCCATTATTCTCCTTTCAATGCCGCGGCAACACTTTTTACAGACTCTAAATC
The nucleotide sequence above comes from Listeria ivanovii subsp. londoniensis. Encoded proteins:
- the fabG gene encoding 3-oxoacyl-[acyl-carrier-protein] reductase, which translates into the protein MTLQGKVAVVTGGSRGIGRDIAIKLAKEGANIFFNYNGSPGAAEETAKLVAEHGVEVEIMKANVAITEDVDAFFKQAIERFGRIDILVNNAGITRDNLLMRMKEEEWDDVININLKGTFLCTKAVTRTMMKQRAGKIINMASVVGLIGNAGQANYVASKAGIIGLTKTTARELAPRGINVNAIAPGFITTEMTDKLDDKTKEAMLAQIPLGEYGTTEDIANAVLFLASDASKYITGQTLSVDGGMAM
- the rnc gene encoding ribonuclease III encodes the protein MNQWEELQESVGFYFEDVELLKQAFTHSSYVNEHRRENVKDNERLEFLGDAVLELTVSDYLFNKYPDMAEGHMTKMRAAIVCEPSLVEFAEVVHFSKYVRLGKGEEKAGGRTRPALLADVFESFIGALYLDNGIAKVVTFLERIIFPKIDAGAYLETVDYKTQLQEIVQRDRDVLIEYDILGETGPAHNKAFDAQVIVNGQVLGKGSGRTKKQAEQSAAQFAINQLTHR
- a CDS encoding acyl carrier protein, with amino-acid sequence MAEVLEKVTKIIVDRLGVEESKVTLEASFKDDLGADSLDVVELVMELEDEFGVEISDDDAANINSVGDAVKYIEENA